One genomic region from Bactrocera tryoni isolate S06 chromosome 3, CSIRO_BtryS06_freeze2, whole genome shotgun sequence encodes:
- the LOC120772728 gene encoding uncharacterized protein LOC120772728, producing the protein MFPSANARCNSEDSLISWSNRNAVAQRSKSVPRMYGCVDTLAASTSASSQISNPLNNFTPHTNCPHSIACAVAGGTAGRRENDALSAVHVQQHLRQNSDGNTGNNNNNHSGHISYRQHSHQHHVGSPNRYSYSGGGVGAAGVGSSAGALLRLSTNRLDPFSAPTTTVGSSLLGDSMTEIVVEDLRHSHEPTSELLDYCKRKFLRPFILVLSLVGVNPIPTDTSKVLCCLNYTQALLVLLILLFGYFLQYLCSYRGDRGFIAHDQDLTNDPSSNATYTVGQLLFGHIFPNALNLSSFISAVIVFKILDQEQLQNLIERVFLTTLEPRRLCKLLWSYLLCGVVLLAFLFAYTIPSVLLQSRIIQVKWFTGILADWELATKIVLIITLFVQDLVEVIILANYCIQCYLLRVHISALSHKLLMHSIETTDWMREVLEFHKLLEHLNRHAAVPVCFLTVMNLAYAFAGLIYIFNDLDFHYSALEIVLLNIFNVLLWLLLGVIPFVLAASVTHACQKAQANGHHIRARPFVYHSTSTDDLNSTLLFSSSLQMSAKIFKMPIQPNYLCCALLSISILVLTLGMCLNPSIIGIF; encoded by the exons ATGTTTCCTTCGGCCAATGCCCGTTGCAACTCCGAGGACTCACTCATCAGCTGGTCCAATCGAAATGCTGTGGCTCAGCGTAGCAAGAGCGTGCCGCGTATGTACGGCTGTGTGGACACTTTGGCGGCGAGCACCAGTGCCTCATCTCAAATAAGTAATCCGCTCAATAATTTTACTCCACACACGAATTGTCCGCATAGTATTGCATGTGCAGTCGCTGGCGGCACAGCGGGCAGAAGAGAAAACGATGCTTTATCAGCGGTGCATGTGCAGCAGCATTTAAGACAAAATAGTGACGGAAATAcgggtaacaacaacaacaaccatagtGGTCATATTTCATATCGTCAGCATTCCCATCAGCATCATGTGGGCTCACCGAACCGTTATAGCTACAGTGGTGGCGGTGTTGGTGCGGCGGGTGTTGGCAGTAGCGCTGGCGCTCTTTTGCGGCTATCAACAAATCGGCTAGATCCATTCTcggcaccaacaacaacagtgggTTCATCGCTGCTCGGTGATAGCATGACTGAGATTGTT GTAGAAGACTTACGGCATTCACATGAGCCAACTTCTGAGCTGCTCGACTATTGCAAACGCAAG TTTCTGCGCCCATTTATTTTAGTTCTATCGCTTGTCGGTGTAAATCCCATACCAACAGACACATCGAAAGTACTTTGTTGCTTAAACTATACACAGGCTTTGCTGGTCTTGCTGATACTATTGTTTGGATATTTTTTACAGTATTTATGTTCATATCG CGGCGATCGCGGTTTCATTGCGCACGATCAAGACCTCACAAACGATCCCAGCTCCAATGCCACCTACACCGTCGGTCAACTACTGTTCGGCCACATTTTTCCCAACGCGCTAAATCTGTCCAGTTTCATATCGGCtgtaattgttttcaaaatactcGATCAAGAGCAATTACAGAATCTGATCGAACGTGTGTTTCTCACTACCTTGGAACCGCGTCGCTTGTGTAAATTACTCTGGTCATATTTGTTATGTGGCGTGGTGTTGTTGGCCTTCCTCTTCGCTTATACAATTCCGTCGGTGCTTTTGCAGTCGCGCATCATACAAGTGAAATGGTTTACTGGCATACTGGCGGACTGGGAGCTGGCGACTAAG ATTGTCTTGATCATCACGCTTTTTGTGCAGGACTTGGTGGAAGTGATAATACTCGCCAACTATTGCATCCAGTGTTATTTGCTTCGTGTACACATTTCTGCGTTGTCACATAAACTTTTGATGCATTCCATTGAGACCACCGATTGGATGcgg GAGGTACTGGAATTTCACAAGTTATTGGAGCATCTCAATCGTCATGCTGCTGTGCCTGTGTGTTTTTTAACCGTTATGAATTTAGCATATGCATTTGCTGgtctaatatatattttcaacgaTTTGGATTTTCATTATTCGGCTTTGGAAATAgtacttttgaatattttcaacgTTTTACTTTGGCTTCTACTGGGTGTCATACCATTTGTGTTGGCCGCTTCGGTAACGCATGCGTGCCAAAAGGCGCAGGCTAACGGTCATCATATACGTGCACGTCCTTTTGTTTATCACAGCACGTCAACGGATGATTTGAACTCTACACTGTTGTTTTCGTCGTCCTTACAAATGTCagcgaaaatttttaaaatgcccATTCAACCCAATTATCTTTGTTGTGCGTTATTGTCCATTTCGATACTGGTTTTAACACTGGGAATGTGTCTTAACCCTTCCATTATAGGTATTTTTTAa
- the LOC120772866 gene encoding uncharacterized protein LOC120772866 isoform X1, with protein MISALLSRFIILSFGTLYPAYASYKAVRTKNVKEYVKWMMYWIVYAFFTCIETFTDIFLSWFPFYYEVKVIIVLWLLSPATKGSSTLYRKFVHPMLTRREQEIDEYLNQAKERGYSAVLQLGTKGVNYATNVIMQTALKGGGNLVQTLRRSYSLSDLSEPDVQRTQDEIDEVVQMRSQQRLLRPRPQASIARSASGTRHSTGMYFSEVDVAKGADGFNYNIRSSEDISSGYSSAEPVSVGLSRTSSMTNASKTRLKARRTTEILNEPEHKFRPRAQEFRGSLEDFEALHDPTVVDIQKCIQILEEMPHVDGDKESGDDGECLSLGKMQTIDEINDVECSFEIETDVKEIIKLKDQPTADGVAVTQQQLEAELDSVEETNEAPIADIDEVALKDDYYFSNSDTYNTLESSDEDNESDVFADALLTLEEAEGVKAEKDVEETHSDNFEPQEIKTACAEIDLPIKATDIVNQAVAQATTTGVEPQATTEKPKINAKELQDTLKAIKDNFRANIATTTTIPTSSSYTTAIDSKLVMPRPLTHNKGKAPAPPLPPRPTRPADVVSSTPALNSSVDAASLSSRSPSPAPHRNIFRNIKSNLLRLASNNNLTGKANEASAEKPTTRYETQL; from the exons ATGATAAGTGCATTGCTCTCGCGATTCATAAT ATTATCCTTTGGTACTCTATATCCAGCATACGCTTCTTACAAGGCTGTACGCACCAAAAATGTGAAAGAATAT GTGAAATGGATGATGTATTGGATTGTGTACGCTTTCTTTACATGCATCGAAACATTTACGGATATCTTTCTTTCATGGTTTCCATTTTACTATGAAGTGAAAGTGATCATTGTTTTATGGCTTTTGTCGCCCGCTACAAAGGGTAGCTCTACATTGTACAGGAAATTCGTACACCCCATGCTAACACGCAGAGAACAG GAAATCGACGAGTACCTCAATCAAGCCAAAGAACGTGGCTACTCAGCTGTATTACAATTGGGCACCAAAGGCGTCAACTATGCTACCAATGTCATCATGCAAACAGCGCTCAAG GGTGGCGGCAACCTGGTGCAAACGTTGCGACGCAGTTACAGCTTGAGCGATCTCTCGGAGCCAGATGTGCAACGCACGCAGGACGAG ATCGACGAAGTCGTGCAAATGCGTTCACAGCAACGGCTGCTGCGTCCACGTCCGCAGGCAAGTATTGCCCGCTCAGCGTCGGGTACACGCCACTCAACCGGCATGTATTTCTCCGAGGTGGATGTTGCTAAGGGTGCGGATGGTTTTAA CTACAATATAAGATCATCGGAAGACATTAGTTCGGGTTACTCCAGCGCCGAGCCGGTATCGGTTGGCCTAAGCAGAACATCGTCGATGACAAATGCTTCGAAAACACGTTTGAAAGCCAGGCGTACAACAGAG ATTTTAAATGAACCCGAACACAAGTTTAGGCCCAGAGCTCAAGAGTTTAGGGGAAGTTTAGAAGACTTTGAGGCATTACACGATCCAACCGTCGTCGATATacagaaatgcatacaaattttgGAGGAGATGCCACATGTCGATGGCGACAAAGAAAGTGGCGACGACGGCGAGTGCTTGTCACTTGGAAAAATGCAAACCATTGATGAGATCAATGATGTGGAGTGTAGTTTTGAGATAGAAACTGACgtcaaagaaattataaaactcAAAGACCAACCAACGGCTGACGGCGTCGCAGTAACGCAACAGCAATTAGAAGCCGAGTTGGACTCAGTGGAGGAGACAAACGAGGCGCCCATTGCCGACATCGATGAAGTAGCGTTAAAGGATGATTATTATTTCAGTAACAGCGATACATACAACACACTCGAAAGCAGCGATGAGGACAATGAAAGCGATGTCTTCGCAGATGCGCTACTCACATTAGAGGAAGCTGAAGGAGTAAAGGCGGAGAAAGATGTCGAAGAGACGCATTCAGACAACTTTGAACCGCAAGAGATTAAAACTGCTTGCGCGGAAATCGATTTACCTATAAAAGCCACCGATATCGTAAACCAAGCTGTGGCTCAAGCAACCACAACCGGTGTAGAACCTCAAGCAACTACCGAAAAACCGAAAATCAATGCCAAAGAACTACAAGACACCTTAAAAGCTATCAAAGATAATTTTCGTGCcaatattgcaacaacaacaacaataccaaccTCATCTTCTTACACAACTGCAATTGATAGTAAATTAGTGATGCCACGCCCCCTAACACACAACAAAGGCAAAGCACCAGCTCCACCATTGCCGCCGCGTCCCACACGTCCAGCCGATGTTGTGAGCAGCACCCCAGCACTTAATAGTAGCGTAGATGCGGCTAGCTTATCTTCGCGTAGTCCTTCACCAGCGCCTCACCGGAACATATTCCGAAATATAAAGAGCAATCTCCTGCGTTtggccagcaacaacaatttgacgGGCAAAGCAAACGAGGCGAGTGCCGAAAAGCCAACTACCCGTTATGAGACGCAATTGTAA
- the LOC120772866 gene encoding receptor expression-enhancing protein 1 isoform X2, whose protein sequence is MISALLSRFIILSFGTLYPAYASYKAVRTKNVKEYVKWMMYWIVYAFFTCIETFTDIFLSWFPFYYEVKVIIVLWLLSPATKGSSTLYRKFVHPMLTRREQEIDEYLNQAKERGYSAVLQLGTKGVNYATNVIMQTALKGGGNLVQTLRRSYSLSDLSEPDVQRTQDEIDEVVQMRSQQRLLRPRPQASIARSASGTRHSTGMYFSEVDVAKGADGFNYNIRSSEDISSGYSSAEPVSVGLSRTSSMTNASKTRLKARRTTEVMSASYTTLPRTKKSEKVIGATTKTRSKTQSQTEK, encoded by the exons ATGATAAGTGCATTGCTCTCGCGATTCATAAT ATTATCCTTTGGTACTCTATATCCAGCATACGCTTCTTACAAGGCTGTACGCACCAAAAATGTGAAAGAATAT GTGAAATGGATGATGTATTGGATTGTGTACGCTTTCTTTACATGCATCGAAACATTTACGGATATCTTTCTTTCATGGTTTCCATTTTACTATGAAGTGAAAGTGATCATTGTTTTATGGCTTTTGTCGCCCGCTACAAAGGGTAGCTCTACATTGTACAGGAAATTCGTACACCCCATGCTAACACGCAGAGAACAG GAAATCGACGAGTACCTCAATCAAGCCAAAGAACGTGGCTACTCAGCTGTATTACAATTGGGCACCAAAGGCGTCAACTATGCTACCAATGTCATCATGCAAACAGCGCTCAAG GGTGGCGGCAACCTGGTGCAAACGTTGCGACGCAGTTACAGCTTGAGCGATCTCTCGGAGCCAGATGTGCAACGCACGCAGGACGAG ATCGACGAAGTCGTGCAAATGCGTTCACAGCAACGGCTGCTGCGTCCACGTCCGCAGGCAAGTATTGCCCGCTCAGCGTCGGGTACACGCCACTCAACCGGCATGTATTTCTCCGAGGTGGATGTTGCTAAGGGTGCGGATGGTTTTAA CTACAATATAAGATCATCGGAAGACATTAGTTCGGGTTACTCCAGCGCCGAGCCGGTATCGGTTGGCCTAAGCAGAACATCGTCGATGACAAATGCTTCGAAAACACGTTTGAAAGCCAGGCGTACAACAGAG GTTATGTCGGCTAGCTATACCACGCTTCCACGCACTAAAAAGTCTGAAAAAGTCATTGGAGCCACGACGAAAACGCGCAGCAAGACGCAATCGCAGACGGAGAAGTAG
- the LOC120772867 gene encoding CCHC-type zinc finger protein CG3800: MSAPTCYKCNRPGHFARDCNAGGGMVGGGGRDMRRGGAREKCYKCNQVGHFARTCPEEAERCYRCNGIGHISKECSQADNPTCYKCNKLGHWARNCPEALNDRNVSNISCYKCNRTGHISKNCPDTAKTCYGCGKSGHLRRECDEKGSRN; the protein is encoded by the coding sequence ATGTCAGCTCCCACGTGTTATAAGTGCAACCGTCCAGGCCACTTTGCCCGCGACTGCAACGCCGGTGGCGGTATGGTAGGAGGAGGAGGCCGTGATATGAGACGCGGAGGTGCTCGCGAAAAGTGCTACAAGTGCAATCAAGTTGGTCACTTTGCGCGTACATGCCCCGAGGAAGCAGAACGCTGTTATCGTTGCAATGGAATTGGACACATCTCGAAGGAGTGTTCACAAGCTGACAATCCCACTTGTTATAAGTGCAACAAGCTTGGTCACTGGGCGCGTAATTGCCCAGAGGCTCTTAACGATCGAAATGTTAGCAACATTTCATGCTATAAGTGCAACCGCACAGGTCACATTTCCAAGAACTGTCCGGATACAGCGAAGACATGCTACGGCTGCGGCAAGAGCGGCCATCTGAGACGCGAATGTGACGAGAAAGGGAGCCGCAATTAA